One segment of Castanea sativa cultivar Marrone di Chiusa Pesio chromosome 3, ASM4071231v1 DNA contains the following:
- the LOC142627278 gene encoding kinase-interacting family protein-like, whose protein sequence is MMGGRLEPLGDSWSRVTADIGDLFRPPSDLEERMKMLVLNSAENGDTFAERAESYYEKRPQLLALLQDLYNGYITLSDRYIQTLAKHHQHQQQHQHQHHHHRRQSSQISTTDYDCYDQEDDAESSLSYQQPQSMLPNKGSLEFDADAVNVIVADLVIKNVEYDVLVHEMSIMERRTSESSRKMELQKNLLEVLESERLILLNENARLGYRVTALVEENKGLVSESIFMKRKACELARCVLKMREDHRVYMLNRKIEDLQGQIYGLEKRNKEYYEQLVKTDQNVKQEKTSIDEKNVHDLSLDGCSKMELAVVNQKFRKRGSASVGKKGGFRLWERVKNMDLFLCGLDPTCT, encoded by the exons ATGATGGGCGGTAGATTGGAGCCTCTCGGTGATTCTTGGAGCAGAGTGACGGCGGATATCGGAGATCTTTTCAGGCCACCTTCTG ATTTGGAGGAGAGGATGAAGATGCTGGTATTGAACAGTGCTGAGAATGGTGACACATTTGCAGAACGTGCTGAATCGTACTACGAAAAGCGACCTCAGCTACTGGCTCTCTTGCAAGACCTCTACAATGGTTATATCACATTGTCTGACCGCTACATCCAAACATTGGCTAAACATCATCAGCATCAGCAACAGCATCAGcatcagcatcatcatcatcggaGACAATCTTCTCAAATCTCAACCACTGATTATGATTGCTATGATCAAGAAGACGATGCAGAGAGTTCCCTCTCTTACCAACAACCTCAGTCAATGCTTCCAAACAAGGGTTCGTTGGAGTTTGATGCTGATGCTGTTAATGTAATTGTTGCTGACTTAGTGATCAAGAATGTTGAGTACGATGTGTTAGTGCATGAGATGAGCATAATGGAGAGGAGAACCAGTGAGTCATCAAGAAAAATGGAGTTACAGAAGAACTTGCTTGAGGTTTTGGAGTCTGAGAGACTCATTCTGTTGAATGAGAATGCAAGGTTGGGGTATAGAGTGACAGCATTGGTGGAAGAGAACAAAGGGTTGGTGTCAGAGTCTATATTCATGAAGAGGAAGGCTTGTGAGCTAGCTAGGTGTGTGCTAAAGATGAGGGAGGATCATAGGGTATACATGCTGAATCGCAAGATTGAGGATCTTCAGGGGCAGATTTATGGGTTGGAGAAGAGGAACAAGGAGTACTATGAGCAACTTGTGAAAACAGACCAAAATGTTAAGCAAGAGAAAACTAGCATTGATGAGAAAAATGTTCATGATTTGAGCTTGGATGGTTGCTCTAAAATGGAGCTGGCGGTGGTCAATCAGAAGTTTAGGAAAAGAGGCAGTGCTAGTGTTGGTAAGAAGGGTGGTTTTAGATTGTGGGAAAGGGTCAAGAACATGGACTTGTTTCTATGTGGGCTTGACCCAACTTGTACTTGA
- the LOC142627884 gene encoding ribulose-1,5 bisphosphate carboxylase/oxygenase large subunit N-methyltransferase, chloroplastic: MMTTFTLSPSSTSLISPFIKTLKNPTKTLPHFKRSTTLTLSATLSTPTSTTTTSSLQKPVSDSVQTFWKWLKDEGVVSSKTPVKPAVVPEGLGLVAQKDLGRNDVVLEVPKRLWINPDAVAASEIGSVCSGLKPWLSVALYLIREKKKNDTSSWRYYLDVLPEYTNSTIFWSEEELAELQGTQLLSTTLSVKDYVQNEFLKVEEEIIAPNKQLFPSPITLDDFFWAFGILRSRAFSRLRGQNLVLIPLADLMNHSSSITTEDHAYEIKGAAGLFSWDTLFSLRTPVSVKAGEQVMIQYDINKSNADLALDYGFIESKADRNAFTLTLEISESDPFFGDKLDIAESNGLGETAYFDIVLDRQVPPAMLQYLRLVALRGTDAFLLESIFRNSIWGHLDLPISRANEELICQVVRDACKSALSGYHTTIEEDEKLKGEKLDPRLEIAVGIRQGEKKVLQQIDEIFKDRESELNELEYYQERRLKDLGLCGEQGEIIFWEPK; this comes from the exons ATGATGACTACCTTCACTCTATCTCCATCCTCTACTTCCCTGATCTCCCCCTTcatcaaaaccttaaaaaacccaacaaaaacacTTCCacacttcaaaagaagcactaCTCTCACACTCTCTGCCACTCTCAGCACCCCCACAAGCACAACCACCACCTCCTCTCTTCAAAAACCAGTCTCTGACTCAGTCCAGACCTTCTGGAAATGGCTAAAAGACGAAGGAGTAGTGTCTTCAAAGACTCCAGTGAAGCCTGCTGTAGTTCCTGAAGGTCTGGGACTCGTTGCTCAGAAAGACTTGGGTAGAAACGACGTCGTTCTGGAGGTCCCCAAGAGGCTTTGGATAAACCCAGATGCTGTGGCTGCGTCGGAGATTGGAAGCGTGTGTAGTGGGTTGAAGCCTTGGTTGTCTGTGGCTCTGTATTTGatcagagagaagaagaaaaacgaCACGTCGTCTTGGCGGTATTACCTTGATGTTCTTCCTGAGTACACCAATTCTACTATATTCTG GTCAGAAGAGGAGCTGGCTGAACTTCAAG GAACCCAACTTTTGAGCACAACATTGAGTGTGAAAGATTATGTGCAAAATGAATTTCTAAAAGTGGAAGAAGAAATCATAGCCCCTAACAAGCAGCTTTTTCCTTCTCCTATAACACTGGATGACTTCTTTTGGGCATTTGGTATACTCAGATCAAGGGCATTCTCACGCTTACGTGGTCAAAACCTTGTTTTGATTCCCCTTGCAGACTTG ATGAACCACAGCTCCAGCATAACCACAGAAGATCATGCATATGAAATTAAAGGAGCGGCAGGTCTCTTCTCTTGGGATACCTTATTTTCTTTACGGACCCCTGTTTCTGTCAAGGCTGGTGAGCAG GTTATGATTCAATATGATATCAATAAGAGCAATGCTGACTTGGCTCTGGACTATGGGTTCATAGAATCCAAAGCAGACCGCAATGCCTTTACTCTAACACTTGAAATATCAGAGTCAGACCCATTTTTTGGGGACAAGCTGGACATTGCTGAGTCGAACGGTTTGGGTGAGACTGCATACTTTGACATTGTTTTGGACCGTCAAGTTCCACCAGCAATGCTTCAATATCTGCGGCTGGTAGCACTTCGGGGAACTGATGCTTTCCTGTTGGAGTCTATTTTCAGAAACTCTATCTGGGGCCACCTTGACTTGCCTATAAGCCGTGCCAATGAAGAGCTCATATGCCAGGTGGTCAGAGATGCCTGCAAATCTGCTCTTTCTGGCTATCACACAACCATTGAAGAG GATGAAAAGTTAAAAGGAGAAAAGCTTGATCCAAGGCTAGAAATCGCAGTTGGAATAAGACAAGGGGAGAAGAAGGTGCTCCAGCAAATTGATGAGATCTTCAAGGATAGGGAATCAGAATTAAATGAGTTAGAATATTATCAAGAAAGGAGGCTCAAGGATCTTGGTTTGTGTGGGGAGCAAGGTGAGATCATCTTCTGGGAGCCCAAGTAA
- the LOC142627883 gene encoding rhamnogalacturonan I rhamnosyltransferase 1, whose product MEVRSSDVVRSIGDKIASGGGGGGSPPLPAAIARKRLQVWFIRVCSSIVLWTCLVQLVAVCELWHPHLLAGITSRISSSAELNVDEEARLHSSSSSSPSPSPPPPPPPLAPPRKYTSNGFLRVSCNGGLNQMRAAICDMVTVARLLNLTLVVPELDKTSFWADPSNFNDIFDVRHFIDSLRDEVRIIKRIPKRFNRQHGFIPLEMPPVSWSNEKYYLQQILPLFGKHKVLHFNKTDARLANNGIPLDLQKLRCRVNFQALKFTPQIETLGYKLVRMLREKGPFVALHLRYEMDMLAFSGCTQGCTKEEAEVLKQMRYQYPWWREKEIVSEERRSQGLCPLTPEEAALILQALGFGKDTQIYIAAGEIYGSERRLAVLRAAFPNIVKKEMLLAPAELQQFQNHSSQMAALDFMVSVASNTFIPTYDGNMAKVVEGHRRYLGFKKTILLDRKSLVPLLDMHHNRTLSWNEFVAAVASVHEKRMGQPTHRRVIVDKPKEEDYFYANPQECLCEGTNCDLLGHGNSSKTN is encoded by the exons ATGGAGGTTAGATCATCGGACGTGGTGCGTAGTATCGGCGATAAGATAGcgagtggtggtggtggtggtggttctCCTCCCTTGCCTGCTGCGATCGCGAGGAAGCGATTGCAGGTCTGGTTCATCCGCGTTTGCTCCAGCATTGTGCTCTGGACTTGTCTGGTTCAGCTCGTCGCGGTTTGCGAGCTTTGGCACCCGCATTTGCTCGCCGGAATCACCAGCCGGATTTCGAGCTCCGCCGAGCTTAACGTCGACGAAGAGGCGCGTttacattcttcttcttcttcttcgcctTCGCCTTCGCCGCCGCCTCCGCCGCCTCCTCTTGCTCCTCCAA GAAAGTATACAAGTAATGGTTTTCTTAGAGTGTCCTGCAATGGAGGCTTGAATCAAATGCGTGCAGCG ATATGTGACATGGTGACTGTTGCTCGGCTTTTGAATCTCACATTGGTTGTTCCAGAGCTTGATAAGACATCTTTCTGGGCTGACCCTAG CAATTTTAATGACATCTTTGATGTGAGACATTTTATTGATTCATTGAGAGATGAAGTTCGAATCATAAAAAGGATTCCAAAGAGGTTTAACAGGCAACATGGATTCATTCCGCTTGAGATGCCTCCTGTTAGCTGgtcaaatgaaaaatattacttACAACAG ATTCTTCCACTTTTTGGCAAGCATAAAGTATTACACTTCAACAAAACAGATGCACGTTTGGCAAACAATGGGATCCCATTGGATCTTCAAAAACTCAGGTGTCGCGTTAATTTCCAGGCACTGAAATTCACTCCTCAGATTGAGACTTTGGGGTACAAATTGGTTCGCATGCTTCGAGAAAAGGGACCTTTTGTGGCTTTGCATCTAAGATACGAGATGGACATGTTGGCTTTCTCAGGTTGTACTCAAGGCTGCACTAAGGAAGAAGCTGAGGTGCTCAAGCAGATGAG GTATCAATACCCAtggtggagagagaaagagatagtgTCTGAAGAGAGGAGATCTCAAGGCTTGTGTCCTCTTACACCAGAGGAGGCAGCACTAATTTTGCAGGCATTGGGTTTCGGTAAGGATACGCAGATTTATATTGCAGCTGGTGAGATTTATGGAAGTGAACGTCGACTCGCAGTGTTAAGAGCTGCATTTCCAAATATT GTGAAAAAGGAAATGCTGCTGGCCCCAGCGGAGTTGCAACAATTCCAGAATCATTCATCTCAAATGGCGGCTTTAGATTTTATGGTTTCCGTTGCCAGTAACACTTTCATTCCCACCTACGATGGAAACATGGCAAAAGTTGTGGAAGGTCATCGCAG GTATCTTGGGTTTAAAAAAACCATCCTGCTAGATCGGAAAAGTCTTGTACCGTTACTGGATATGCATCACAATAGAACACTTTCATGGAATGAGTTTGTAGCTGCTGTTGCATCGGTTCATGAGAAAAGAATGGGACAGCCAACTCATCGTAGGGTTATTGTAGATAAGCCAAAGGAGGAAGATTATTTCTATGCAAACCCACAGGAGTGCCTTTGTGAGGGAACAAATTGTGACTTGCTAGGGCATGGGAACTCAAGTAAAACAAATTGA